In a single window of the Leptospiraceae bacterium genome:
- a CDS encoding SpoIIE family protein phosphatase has translation MTFFHSVYDAIYLNYLSFGTLLSFIFTILLGIYLVTLPGKSKSTFHLGLGFFFMGLMNLSYVMAAMIYLPFAAFHRWGSVGFILPAILHLTQWLFYFPEDNYPRVRKIFQYTQWILAFIVEGVFIYASLHSNTKFHFTGHYWDFDSEWVSKIVGIVIFGYIITFALVGIVKTFLLKTEERWALLQVTIAILIASIVPAFMNILSRDGILDRGVFLTSFVLFTVFGFFFVVIIFINETKDRTSFMAKIVGVTMVSFLLLMQGMSFVTMKDKEVEYDAIRVENLERYLEGGHRHADMQYVLELSKDSGEINKIDYEDADNLDMPLIREDFLNSIVYEEIMELPIENFQNNIKTLLSTTHEEFGGYKNSILDFVEEHRGLSNEEMKSQLIPFFEKLNKTAFVGITKLDTFSDKDFCSETVKYLNKSKDLASFRDVIFVHLQDCNWNRSYLEPYKLKKEINKYLRYFKPTLTRHYRKSLDGGKHYVSYIKYNSTKKNVTEVGFSYLAYRKYMHPAARSQIIILFVVLFIVLGAFPLFFKGSLMNPLMSLLRGVAKVNSGNLDVVVSVKVQDEIGFLSQSFNSMVDSIKQARKELQDYADNLEEKVKERTKEVQEKMEEVQKLKIQQDGDYFLTSLLAKPLFFNANKSKLVTTEFIIHQKKKFEFRNKTADLGGDICITGNLKFGTPDNFRRYTLAMNGDAMGKSMQGAGGSLVMGVVMNSIMARSAANKRILELSPEQWLTDVYHEVNSVFKSFNGTMVLSATVLMIDDESGEMLYWNAEHPFTILYRDEKANFIEDGLKLRKLGLDSEYEFAVYKFQLVPGDIIILASDGRDDIDMTPHEPVRTINDDEFMILSIVDEAKCSIHEIERLLHTKGDLTDDLSILRIDYKMNVAEETHSSDSIAPSFEEREISNEINVNEIYMQSKKLYQTGDIEKAIDLLANAYAVEQNNQKLNKLLGLLSLKGKDYDTAIKVLSQYLSQDPDTDEIWYYLSIAQKKMGNYLSSLEAAKKVYELQPNNINNLVNLSDLHRLNGNYIEAKTFSEKVIAIDSENKNAKKLLNVLNSMNN, from the coding sequence ATGACTTTTTTTCATTCTGTTTATGATGCTATCTATTTAAACTATCTTTCCTTTGGAACTTTACTCAGTTTTATTTTTACAATCTTACTCGGTATCTATTTAGTAACTTTACCGGGCAAATCTAAAAGCACTTTCCACCTTGGTCTTGGTTTTTTCTTCATGGGTCTCATGAATTTATCATATGTAATGGCAGCAATGATCTATTTGCCATTTGCCGCTTTTCATAGATGGGGCTCTGTGGGGTTTATTCTTCCGGCTATTCTACATTTGACGCAGTGGCTTTTTTATTTTCCAGAAGACAATTATCCTAGAGTTCGAAAAATCTTCCAATATACACAATGGATTTTAGCTTTTATAGTAGAAGGAGTTTTTATCTATGCAAGCTTACACTCTAACACAAAATTTCATTTTACAGGTCATTATTGGGATTTTGATTCAGAATGGGTAAGTAAGATCGTTGGTATCGTAATCTTTGGATACATTATAACATTTGCGTTAGTTGGCATTGTAAAAACATTTCTTTTAAAAACGGAAGAGCGCTGGGCGTTATTGCAAGTAACCATTGCCATTTTAATTGCTTCGATTGTTCCAGCCTTCATGAATATTTTAAGTAGAGATGGAATTTTAGATAGAGGAGTATTTCTTACTTCTTTTGTATTATTTACTGTCTTTGGATTTTTCTTTGTAGTAATCATATTCATCAATGAAACAAAAGACCGCACATCTTTCATGGCAAAGATTGTAGGAGTAACAATGGTTAGCTTCTTACTCTTAATGCAGGGAATGAGTTTTGTTACAATGAAAGATAAAGAAGTTGAGTATGATGCGATCCGAGTGGAAAATTTAGAAAGGTATTTAGAAGGCGGGCATCGTCATGCAGATATGCAATATGTTTTGGAGTTATCAAAAGATTCTGGAGAGATTAATAAAATAGACTATGAAGATGCAGATAATTTAGATATGCCTCTCATACGAGAAGACTTTTTAAATAGCATTGTTTATGAAGAAATAATGGAATTACCAATCGAAAATTTTCAAAATAATATTAAAACATTACTTTCTACAACCCATGAAGAATTTGGTGGGTATAAGAACTCAATTTTAGATTTTGTTGAAGAGCATAGAGGATTAAGCAATGAAGAAATGAAATCACAGTTGATTCCTTTCTTTGAAAAATTAAACAAGACAGCGTTTGTTGGGATCACAAAACTAGACACGTTTTCAGATAAAGATTTTTGTAGCGAAACAGTTAAGTATCTGAATAAAAGCAAGGATTTGGCTAGCTTTAGAGATGTAATCTTTGTTCATTTACAAGACTGCAACTGGAATAGAAGTTATCTAGAACCGTATAAATTAAAAAAAGAAATCAACAAATACCTGAGATATTTTAAGCCAACTCTCACAAGGCATTATAGAAAGAGTCTCGATGGTGGCAAACACTACGTATCCTATATCAAATACAACTCAACAAAGAAAAATGTAACTGAAGTCGGCTTTTCTTATCTGGCTTATCGTAAGTATATGCACCCTGCTGCAAGATCGCAGATTATAATTCTTTTTGTCGTTTTATTCATTGTATTGGGTGCATTCCCGTTATTCTTTAAAGGAAGTTTAATGAATCCACTGATGAGTCTATTGCGTGGTGTGGCTAAAGTCAACTCCGGTAACTTAGATGTAGTCGTAAGTGTTAAAGTGCAAGACGAAATTGGGTTTCTTTCCCAGTCCTTCAATTCGATGGTTGACTCTATTAAACAAGCTCGAAAAGAATTGCAAGATTATGCAGACAATCTAGAAGAAAAAGTAAAAGAACGAACCAAAGAAGTGCAAGAGAAAATGGAAGAAGTTCAAAAACTTAAAATTCAACAAGACGGTGATTACTTCTTAACTTCTCTTCTCGCTAAACCTTTATTCTTTAACGCGAACAAATCAAAGTTAGTCACGACTGAATTCATAATTCATCAAAAAAAGAAATTTGAATTTAGAAATAAAACAGCCGACTTAGGCGGAGATATTTGTATCACTGGAAATTTGAAATTTGGGACGCCTGATAATTTTAGACGATATACGCTAGCCATGAACGGAGATGCAATGGGTAAATCTATGCAAGGAGCAGGAGGCTCTCTTGTGATGGGTGTCGTCATGAATTCTATTATGGCAAGGTCTGCGGCAAACAAAAGAATCTTAGAGCTTTCTCCAGAACAGTGGCTAACGGACGTTTATCATGAAGTCAATTCTGTATTTAAGTCTTTTAATGGAACAATGGTATTATCCGCTACCGTTCTAATGATAGACGATGAGAGTGGAGAAATGCTTTACTGGAATGCAGAGCATCCTTTTACCATTCTATACAGAGATGAAAAAGCAAACTTCATTGAAGATGGATTAAAACTTAGAAAATTGGGTTTAGATTCTGAATATGAATTTGCAGTGTATAAGTTTCAGCTTGTGCCCGGCGATATAATCATATTAGCCTCTGACGGAAGAGATGATATTGATATGACTCCGCATGAGCCAGTTAGAACAATCAACGACGATGAGTTTATGATTCTTTCTATTGTGGACGAGGCAAAATGCTCTATTCATGAAATAGAAAGGCTTCTGCATACAAAAGGTGATTTGACGGATGATCTTTCTATCTTACGAATTGATTATAAAATGAATGTAGCCGAAGAAACACATAGTTCTGATTCCATCGCACCCTCTTTTGAAGAAAGAGAAATTAGTAATGAAATCAATGTAAATGAAATCTATATGCAAAGTAAAAAGCTTTATCAAACTGGAGATATCGAGAAAGCAATCGACTTGCTTGCCAATGCTTATGCGGTCGAGCAGAATAATCAAAAATTAAATAAACTTCTTGGTTTACTTAGTCTAAAAGGAAAAGACTATGATACCGCAATAAAAGTTTTAAGTCAGTATTTGAGTCAAGACCCTGATACCGACGAAATCTGGTATTACCTTTCCATTGCCCAAAAGAAAATGGGAAATTACCTTTCGTCTTTAGAAGCAGCAAAGAAAGTCTATGAGCTTCAGCCAAATAATATTAACAATTTGGTTAACCTTTCTGATTTGCATAGACTCAATGGAAATTATATCGAAGCAAAAACTTTTTCCGAGAAAGTAATCGCAATAGACTCCGAAAATAAGAATGCTAAGAAACTTTTAAATGTTTTAAATAGTATGAATAATTGA